Proteins from one Acidiphilium multivorum AIU301 genomic window:
- the cydC gene encoding thiol reductant ABC exporter subunit CydC, which translates to MRDLIRLLRLYAPYRVWVLAGIGLGVLTVLANFALLALSGWFLAATGVVGVAGYAAQNAFNFFTPAAGVRFFATLRVLARYAGRLVDHEATFRLLARLRMVAYAGLEPLAPVGLAGERGGDLLSRLVADIDRLGDFFLRVASPFMIAAAAALVMALGFAIVSPEAGLLLLLGLVVAGVAVPLASLGLGRRPAGAAVALQATMRADLVDSVQGMAELLTCNASGAMAERVDAASAALLAAQRRLAAIAGFGAAAGLLVAGLTMLAMLPLGGALADAHRIAGPVIALLALGAMAAFEAVAPLPAAFQLLGGMADSARRVFDLLDRPPPVAEPASSPRRPARLDLRLDGVSLRYPGAAHPALAGIDLAIAEGEHVTILGRSGAGKTSLFNLLLRFAPHEAGTATIGGVDLAAIRGDDLRSLFTVVSQTTAIFAGTLRDNLLLARPDADDAALWRALETARLADFVRARPGGLDSLVGEAGAKLSGGEARRLSLARAALRATPFLLLDEPTEGLDPLTEAEFRRALAGLAAGRTVIAITHRLDHLADDDRVVMLAEGRIVADGRFGALRQGAGPVARLSRLREMSLRF; encoded by the coding sequence ATGCGCGACCTGATCCGCCTGCTCCGCCTCTACGCGCCCTACCGGGTCTGGGTTCTCGCCGGCATCGGGCTCGGCGTTCTCACCGTGCTGGCGAATTTCGCGCTGCTCGCGCTCTCCGGCTGGTTCCTCGCCGCCACCGGGGTCGTCGGTGTCGCCGGCTATGCGGCGCAGAACGCCTTCAACTTCTTCACCCCGGCCGCCGGGGTGCGCTTCTTCGCAACCCTGCGCGTGCTCGCCCGCTATGCCGGCAGGCTGGTCGATCACGAGGCGACGTTCCGCCTGCTCGCCCGGCTGCGCATGGTCGCCTATGCCGGGCTCGAACCGCTCGCCCCGGTCGGCCTCGCCGGCGAGCGCGGCGGCGACCTGCTCTCCCGCCTCGTCGCCGATATCGACCGGCTGGGCGATTTTTTCCTCCGTGTCGCCTCGCCCTTCATGATCGCGGCGGCGGCGGCGCTGGTCATGGCGCTCGGCTTCGCCATCGTCTCGCCCGAGGCCGGGCTGCTGCTCCTGCTCGGGCTGGTCGTCGCCGGGGTCGCGGTGCCGCTGGCGAGCCTCGGCCTCGGCCGCCGCCCGGCCGGCGCCGCCGTCGCGCTGCAGGCGACGATGCGCGCCGATCTCGTCGATTCCGTCCAGGGCATGGCCGAACTGCTCACCTGCAATGCGAGCGGGGCGATGGCGGAGCGGGTCGACGCGGCGAGCGCGGCGCTGCTCGCCGCCCAGCGCCGCCTCGCCGCGATCGCCGGCTTCGGCGCCGCCGCCGGCCTGCTCGTGGCCGGGCTGACGATGCTGGCGATGCTGCCGCTCGGCGGCGCGCTGGCCGATGCGCACCGGATCGCCGGGCCGGTCATCGCCCTGCTCGCCCTCGGCGCGATGGCCGCCTTCGAGGCCGTCGCCCCGCTGCCGGCGGCGTTCCAGCTCCTCGGCGGCATGGCGGATTCGGCGCGCCGCGTCTTCGACCTGCTCGACCGCCCGCCGCCCGTCGCCGAGCCCGCCTCCAGCCCGCGCCGCCCGGCCCGGCTCGATCTCCGGCTCGACGGCGTTTCGCTCCGCTATCCGGGCGCCGCGCATCCGGCGCTCGCCGGGATCGACCTCGCGATCGCCGAGGGCGAGCACGTCACCATTCTCGGCCGCAGCGGTGCCGGCAAGACCTCGCTGTTCAACCTGCTGCTCCGCTTCGCCCCGCACGAGGCGGGAACGGCCACGATCGGCGGCGTCGATCTCGCCGCCATCCGCGGCGACGACCTGCGCTCGCTGTTCACCGTGGTCTCGCAGACCACCGCGATCTTCGCCGGCACCCTGCGCGACAACCTCCTCCTCGCCCGCCCGGATGCGGACGATGCGGCACTCTGGCGCGCGCTCGAGACCGCCCGCCTTGCCGATTTCGTCCGCGCCCGTCCCGGTGGTCTCGATTCGCTGGTGGGCGAGGCGGGGGCAAAACTCTCCGGCGGCGAGGCGCGGCGGCTCTCGCTCGCCCGCGCCGCCCTGCGTGCCACCCCCTTCCTGCTGCTCGACGAGCCGACCGAGGGGCTCGACCCGCTGACCGAGGCCGAATTCCGCCGCGCGCTCGCCGGCCTCGCCGCCGGGCGTACGGTGATCGCCATCACCCACCGTCTCGACCACCTCGCCGATGACGACCGCGTGGTGATGCTGGCCGAGGGCCGCATCGTCGCCGACGGCCGTTTCGGCGCGCTCCGCCAGGGCGCCGGGCCTGTGGCGCGCCTGTCACGGCTGCGGGAGATGTCGCTCCGGTTCTGA
- the cydD gene encoding thiol reductant ABC exporter subunit CydD, with product MTEADNHDAAPPRRTLDRRLIAAGQGARRFLALAIGLGFAAGLAVIGQALLLAHVVTALIFRHTAPAALALPLASLAGLLLLRAALSFASELAAHHAAAAVKLSLRRALLDHLFALGPAYAAGERSADLAATMLDGVEALEPYLARYLPQMALVALVPLAILAAVFPVDWISGLVLLVTGPIIPVFMVFVGYRAEAINRRQWRELLTMSARFLDAVQGITTLRLFGRARDEIALIGRIADEYRRATMAGLRVAFLTSAVLEFFASLSIALVAVLFGARLLHGHIGFFPAFFVLLLVPEFFLPLRGLATHYHARMTALAAAGRIFDVLDAKPATSWGSAIPPAGPLSLRCAGLTIAHEPGQKVLHGIDCAFPAGSMTAIVGRSGAGKSTLAAALLGFVAPQSGAVMVNGDTALASLDREAWWARLAYVPQTPRVFAGTIAENLHLGRPEADDAALRDALRRARLLDEIDRLPAGIETRIGDGGAGLSGGQVQRLALARAFLRDAPLLILDEATAHLDLETEAEITAAIAELARGRTAILIAHRLATVRRADRILVLEGGRLAESGTHDELLARGGAYATLLGAAEAPCAT from the coding sequence TTGACCGAGGCAGACAACCACGACGCCGCCCCGCCCCGCCGCACGCTCGACCGCCGCCTGATCGCGGCGGGGCAGGGCGCGCGGCGCTTTCTCGCGCTCGCCATCGGGCTCGGATTCGCCGCCGGGCTCGCGGTGATCGGCCAGGCGCTGCTGCTCGCCCATGTCGTCACCGCGCTGATCTTTCGCCACACCGCCCCCGCCGCGCTGGCCCTGCCGCTCGCTTCCCTGGCCGGGCTTCTGCTCCTGCGCGCGGCGCTGAGCTTTGCCTCCGAACTCGCCGCCCACCACGCCGCCGCCGCGGTCAAGCTCTCGCTCCGCCGCGCGCTGCTCGACCATCTCTTCGCCCTCGGTCCCGCCTATGCCGCCGGCGAGCGCAGCGCCGACCTCGCCGCCACCATGCTCGACGGGGTCGAGGCGCTGGAGCCCTATCTCGCCCGCTACCTGCCGCAAATGGCGCTGGTCGCGCTGGTCCCGCTCGCCATCCTCGCCGCCGTTTTCCCGGTCGACTGGATCAGCGGTCTGGTCCTGCTCGTCACCGGCCCGATCATCCCGGTCTTCATGGTCTTCGTCGGCTACCGCGCCGAGGCGATCAACCGCCGGCAATGGCGCGAATTGCTGACCATGAGCGCGCGCTTCCTCGATGCCGTGCAGGGCATCACCACGCTGCGGCTGTTCGGCCGGGCGCGTGACGAGATCGCGCTGATCGGGCGGATCGCCGATGAATACCGCCGCGCCACCATGGCCGGGCTGCGCGTCGCCTTCCTCACCTCGGCGGTGCTGGAATTCTTCGCCTCGCTCTCGATCGCCCTGGTCGCCGTGCTGTTCGGCGCACGGCTGCTGCACGGGCATATCGGCTTCTTTCCCGCCTTCTTCGTGCTGCTGCTGGTGCCGGAATTCTTCCTCCCCCTGCGCGGCCTCGCCACCCATTATCACGCGCGGATGACGGCGCTGGCCGCCGCCGGCCGCATCTTCGACGTGCTCGACGCGAAGCCCGCCACAAGCTGGGGCAGCGCCATTCCCCCTGCCGGCCCGCTATCGCTGCGCTGCGCCGGCCTCACCATCGCCCACGAGCCCGGCCAGAAGGTGCTGCACGGGATCGACTGCGCCTTTCCCGCCGGTTCGATGACCGCCATCGTCGGCCGCTCCGGCGCCGGCAAATCCACCCTCGCCGCCGCCCTGCTCGGCTTCGTCGCCCCGCAATCCGGCGCCGTCATGGTCAACGGCGACACGGCGCTCGCCTCGCTCGACCGCGAGGCCTGGTGGGCGCGGCTGGCCTATGTGCCGCAGACCCCCCGCGTCTTCGCCGGCACGATCGCCGAGAACCTGCACCTCGGCCGGCCGGAGGCGGACGATGCGGCGCTGCGCGATGCCCTGCGCCGCGCCCGCCTGCTCGACGAGATCGACCGCCTGCCCGCCGGCATCGAAACCCGCATCGGCGATGGCGGCGCCGGGCTGTCCGGCGGCCAGGTCCAGCGCCTCGCCCTCGCGCGCGCCTTCCTGCGCGACGCCCCGCTGCTGATCCTCGACGAGGCCACCGCCCATCTCGACCTCGAGACCGAGGCCGAGATCACCGCCGCCATTGCCGAGCTGGCGCGCGGCCGCACCGCGATCCTGATCGCCCACCGCCTCGCCACCGTCCGCCGGGCCGACCGCATCCTGGTGCTGGAGGGCGGGCGCCTCGCCGAATCCGGCACGCACGATGAGCTGCTCGCCCGCGGCGGCGCCTATGCCACCCTGCTCGGCGCCGCGGAGGCTCCATGCGCGACCTGA
- a CDS encoding chloride channel protein: MAALKRNLIFVLAAIITGLVSIAFGIGVVRATALFQNVTAQRGWIVFLLCPAGLALIVYLTRQVFPGAQGSGIPQAMAGLQMQDSADVDSVLSLRIAVGKFLLTLIGFATGASIGKEGPTVQIGCAAMNICGRMGLERTHALQRLLILAGGAAGITCAFNAPVAGIIFAIEEMARSFDDRQVRSIILAAFASGITLLFVLGYQPYFGFSHAVLRLDWIWLLIPVCAVIGGLAGGLFAQILVTPWKFLPGAVNRLAQKRPVVFAAFCGLVLAAIGYASHGMVFDASYANARDAMVSGVLPPVDFGPLKFLATLVSYLSGIPGGIFAPSLAVGVGVGTAFVHLLPGLPVAGFAMVGMAGYFAGVVQSPLTAAVIVIEMTSDPSMSVPVGIAAILGTMASRLVCKEPVYHAMSHQFLRVVENRPMPKPNTVEPAPAAEH; the protein is encoded by the coding sequence ATGGCGGCTTTGAAACGCAATCTCATTTTCGTGCTCGCCGCCATCATCACCGGACTGGTCTCCATCGCCTTCGGCATCGGCGTCGTCCGCGCGACGGCGCTGTTCCAGAACGTGACGGCGCAGCGCGGCTGGATCGTGTTCCTGCTCTGCCCGGCCGGGCTCGCGCTGATCGTCTATCTCACCCGGCAGGTGTTTCCCGGCGCGCAGGGCTCGGGCATTCCGCAGGCGATGGCCGGGTTGCAGATGCAGGATTCGGCCGATGTCGATTCGGTGCTGTCGCTGCGGATCGCGGTGGGCAAGTTCCTGCTCACCCTGATCGGCTTCGCCACCGGCGCGTCGATCGGCAAGGAAGGGCCGACGGTGCAGATCGGCTGTGCGGCGATGAACATTTGCGGGCGGATGGGGCTGGAGCGCACCCATGCGCTGCAACGGCTGCTGATCCTCGCCGGGGGTGCCGCGGGCATCACCTGCGCCTTCAACGCGCCGGTGGCCGGCATCATCTTCGCGATCGAGGAGATGGCGCGCAGCTTCGACGACCGGCAGGTGCGCTCGATCATTCTCGCCGCCTTCGCCAGCGGCATCACCCTGCTCTTCGTCCTCGGCTACCAGCCTTATTTCGGCTTCTCGCACGCGGTGCTGAGGCTCGACTGGATCTGGCTGCTGATCCCGGTCTGCGCCGTGATCGGCGGGCTCGCGGGCGGGCTGTTCGCGCAGATCCTGGTGACGCCGTGGAAGTTCCTGCCGGGCGCGGTCAACCGGCTCGCGCAGAAGCGGCCGGTGGTCTTCGCCGCCTTCTGCGGCCTCGTGCTCGCGGCGATCGGCTACGCCTCGCACGGGATGGTGTTCGATGCGAGCTATGCCAATGCGCGGGATGCGATGGTCTCGGGCGTGCTGCCGCCGGTCGATTTCGGGCCGCTGAAATTCCTTGCCACCCTGGTGTCGTATCTCTCGGGGATTCCGGGGGGGATTTTCGCGCCCTCGCTCGCCGTGGGCGTTGGTGTCGGCACGGCGTTCGTGCATCTGCTGCCGGGCCTGCCGGTGGCGGGATTCGCGATGGTCGGCATGGCCGGGTATTTCGCCGGCGTCGTGCAGTCGCCGCTGACGGCGGCGGTGATCGTGATCGAGATGACGTCCGATCCGTCGATGTCGGTGCCGGTGGGCATCGCCGCGATTCTCGGCACCATGGCCTCGCGGCTGGTCTGCAAGGAGCCGGTCTATCACGCGATGTCGCACCAGTTCCTGCGCGTCGTCGAAAACCGGCCGATGCCCAAGCCCAACACGGTCGAACCCGCCCCCGCCGCAGAGCATTGA
- a CDS encoding OsmC family protein codes for MDAAELRALQAPLKQKYREDAAAARIVSRAVGEIVQGGIACVVRGHDGEVTAGLHEAAGGDGSQACSGDMLLEALVACAGVTLSAVATAMGVIVKRGSITAEGVWDARGTLAIDRAAPVGVTDISLRFDLDTDADEATVARLIQSTERYCVILQTLRNPPRIEAIRG; via the coding sequence ATGGATGCCGCCGAACTCCGCGCCCTGCAGGCGCCGCTGAAGCAGAAATACCGCGAGGACGCCGCCGCGGCGCGGATCGTCTCGCGCGCGGTGGGCGAGATCGTGCAGGGCGGGATCGCCTGCGTGGTGCGCGGCCATGACGGCGAGGTGACCGCCGGGCTGCACGAGGCGGCCGGCGGCGACGGCTCGCAGGCCTGTTCGGGCGACATGCTGCTGGAGGCGCTGGTCGCCTGCGCCGGGGTGACGCTCTCCGCCGTCGCCACCGCGATGGGGGTGATTGTGAAGCGCGGCAGCATCACTGCCGAGGGGGTGTGGGACGCGCGCGGCACGTTGGCGATCGACCGCGCCGCGCCGGTGGGTGTCACCGACATTTCGCTCCGCTTCGATCTCGACACCGATGCGGACGAGGCAACCGTGGCGCGGCTGATCCAGAGCACCGAGCGGTATTGCGTGATCCTGCAGACGCTGCGCAACCCGCCGCGGATCGAGGCGATTCGGGGCTGA
- a CDS encoding MBL fold metallo-hydrolase: MPYPVSDHYDGARFFNPEGARRRTGRFPMLRWVTRREGRAKWPDRVENRTFAPPPAEVAEGEAAVTFIGHASFLIRLPGLVLLTDPILSERCSPVGWAGPRRVRPPGLTLDAMPKPDAILLSHNHYDHCDIPTLAALHARFGRTPIFAPLGNRAFLTRKGLGPVTELDWWHHAELHGTRITLTPARHFAARTLRDRNTTLWGGFMLRHEAGQLYFAGDTGYTGYFRMIRERLGRPGLALLPIGAYEPRWFMGNVHMNPADAVRAFAELGAARAVGMHFGTFQLTDEAIDAPERDLAAAREAAGMPAARFTTLDVGETGLFRLDPG; this comes from the coding sequence TTGCCCTACCCGGTCTCGGATCATTACGACGGCGCGCGCTTCTTCAACCCCGAAGGTGCGCGCCGCCGCACCGGCCGCTTCCCGATGCTCCGCTGGGTGACACGGCGCGAGGGACGGGCGAAATGGCCGGACCGGGTGGAAAACCGGACTTTTGCTCCGCCGCCCGCCGAGGTGGCGGAGGGCGAGGCGGCGGTGACGTTCATCGGCCATGCGAGCTTCCTGATCCGCCTGCCGGGCCTCGTTCTGCTGACCGACCCGATCCTGTCGGAGCGCTGCTCGCCGGTCGGCTGGGCCGGGCCGCGCCGGGTCCGCCCGCCGGGCCTCACGCTCGACGCAATGCCGAAGCCGGACGCGATCCTGCTCTCGCACAACCATTACGACCATTGCGACATCCCGACCCTCGCCGCCCTGCACGCGCGCTTCGGCCGCACCCCGATCTTCGCGCCGCTCGGCAACCGCGCCTTTCTCACCCGCAAGGGGCTCGGCCCGGTCACCGAACTGGACTGGTGGCACCATGCCGAGCTGCACGGCACCCGCATCACCCTCACCCCGGCGCGGCATTTCGCCGCCCGAACCCTGCGCGACCGCAACACCACGCTCTGGGGCGGATTCATGCTGCGCCATGAAGCCGGCCAGCTCTATTTCGCCGGCGACACCGGCTATACTGGCTATTTCCGCATGATCCGCGAGCGCCTCGGCCGCCCCGGCCTCGCCTTGCTGCCGATCGGCGCCTACGAGCCGCGCTGGTTCATGGGCAATGTCCACATGAACCCGGCGGATGCGGTGCGCGCCTTCGCCGAGCTCGGGGCGGCGCGGGCGGTGGGGATGCATTTCGGCACGTTCCAGCTCACCGACGAGGCGATCGACGCGCCGGAGCGCGACCTCGCCGCCGCCCGCGAGGCCGCCGGCATGCCGGCAGCGCGTTTCACCACGCTCGATGTCGGCGAGACCGGCCTGTTCCGCCTCGATCCCGGCTGA
- a CDS encoding SDR family oxidoreductase, which translates to MELGLKGRRAIVCAASKGLGRSVAFSLAREGVDLVITARGEAALAETAAAIRAETGVKVEIAAGDITTESGRAAALALCPAPDILINNAGGPPAGDFRKFTDADWEAALRANMLTPIALIRATVDGMIERRFGRIVNITSAAVKSPIPALGLSNGARAGLTGFVAGLARQVAKHNVTINNLLPGPFMTDRLRDNAATAARASGRSVEDELAARAAANPTGRVGTPEEFGDACAFLCSAQAGFIVGQNLLLDGGAFNAAFG; encoded by the coding sequence ATGGAACTCGGACTGAAGGGCAGGCGGGCGATCGTGTGCGCGGCGAGCAAGGGGCTCGGCCGCTCCGTCGCGTTTTCCCTCGCCCGCGAGGGCGTGGATCTGGTGATCACCGCGCGCGGCGAGGCGGCGTTGGCCGAAACGGCGGCGGCGATCCGCGCCGAGACCGGCGTCAAGGTCGAGATCGCGGCGGGCGACATCACCACCGAATCGGGCCGCGCCGCGGCGCTCGCCCTCTGCCCCGCGCCGGACATCCTGATCAACAACGCGGGCGGCCCGCCGGCCGGCGATTTCCGCAAGTTCACCGATGCCGACTGGGAAGCCGCCCTGCGCGCCAACATGCTCACCCCGATCGCGCTGATCCGCGCGACGGTCGATGGCATGATCGAGCGCCGCTTCGGCCGCATCGTCAACATCACCTCGGCGGCGGTGAAATCGCCGATCCCCGCCCTCGGCCTGTCGAATGGCGCCCGCGCCGGGCTGACCGGCTTCGTCGCCGGCCTCGCCCGCCAGGTCGCGAAGCACAACGTGACGATCAACAATCTTCTCCCCGGCCCGTTCATGACCGACCGGCTGCGCGACAACGCGGCCACCGCCGCCCGCGCCTCCGGCCGCTCGGTGGAGGACGAGCTCGCCGCCCGCGCCGCCGCCAACCCGACCGGCCGCGTCGGCACGCCGGAGGAATTCGGCGATGCCTGCGCCTTCCTCTGCTCGGCACAGGCGGGCTTCATCGTCGGCCAGAACCTGCTGCTCGATGGCGGCGCCTTCAACGCGGCGTTCGGCTGA
- a CDS encoding CaiB/BaiF CoA transferase family protein — MTTAMTERALTGLKVIDLTRVLGGPYCTMILADHGADVIKIEPPQGDEVRDWGPPFLERADGARDASYFLGANRNKRAMTLDLAHEQGRAVLLRLLEDADVLVENFKPGTLEKWNIGQAALAPRFPRLVHCRISGFGADGPFGGLPGYDAVVQAMTGLMTINGRPGEGPLRMGTPVVDLATGLYSAIGILMALQERQRSGRGQFIDMTLHDAGMALLHPAAANYLLNGKRPAATGNAHPNIAPYDTFPTATCEIFIAGGNDGQFRKLCALLERPDIAADPRFATNADRLANRAAMTAALTEALAAHDGEALAERMIRAGIPAGPVRPVDAALESAHARHRGMVAELDGVRTLGTPIKFSRTPGGPHAPPPGFAAHLDEILAEHGYTEAEIAALEAAGAIRRVRRA, encoded by the coding sequence ATGACCACCGCCATGACCGAGCGCGCGCTGACCGGGCTGAAGGTGATCGACCTGACCAGGGTGCTGGGTGGGCCGTATTGCACGATGATCCTCGCCGATCACGGCGCGGACGTGATCAAGATCGAGCCGCCGCAGGGCGACGAGGTGCGCGACTGGGGGCCGCCCTTCCTCGAACGGGCGGACGGAGCGCGGGATGCGAGCTATTTCCTCGGCGCCAACCGCAACAAGCGGGCGATGACGCTCGACCTCGCGCACGAGCAGGGCCGCGCGGTGCTTCTGCGGCTGCTGGAGGACGCCGACGTGCTGGTGGAAAATTTCAAGCCCGGCACGCTGGAGAAATGGAATATCGGGCAGGCGGCGCTGGCCCCGCGCTTTCCGCGCCTCGTGCATTGCCGGATCTCGGGGTTCGGCGCCGACGGACCGTTCGGCGGGCTGCCGGGCTATGACGCGGTGGTGCAGGCGATGACCGGGCTGATGACCATCAACGGCCGTCCCGGCGAGGGGCCGCTCAGGATGGGCACGCCGGTGGTCGATCTCGCGACCGGGCTGTATTCGGCGATCGGCATCCTGATGGCGTTGCAGGAGCGGCAGCGCTCGGGGCGCGGGCAGTTCATCGACATGACGCTGCACGATGCGGGCATGGCGCTGCTGCATCCGGCGGCGGCGAACTACCTGCTCAACGGCAAGCGGCCGGCGGCGACCGGCAATGCCCATCCGAACATCGCCCCCTATGACACCTTCCCCACCGCGACCTGCGAGATCTTCATCGCCGGCGGCAATGACGGGCAGTTCCGCAAGCTCTGCGCGCTGCTGGAGCGGCCGGACATCGCCGCCGATCCGCGCTTCGCCACCAATGCCGACCGTCTCGCCAACCGCGCGGCGATGACCGCGGCGCTGACCGAGGCCCTCGCCGCGCATGACGGCGAGGCGCTGGCCGAGCGGATGATCCGCGCCGGGATTCCCGCCGGGCCGGTGCGGCCGGTGGACGCGGCGCTGGAGAGCGCGCACGCGCGGCATCGTGGCATGGTGGCGGAGCTGGACGGGGTGCGCACGCTGGGCACGCCGATCAAGTTCTCGCGCACGCCGGGCGGGCCGCACGCGCCGCCGCCCGGCTTTGCCGCGCATCTCGACGAGATCCTCGCCGAGCATGGCTATACCGAGGCCGAGATCGCCGCGCTGGAGGCGGCGGGCGCGATCCGTCGGGTGCGGCGCGCCTGA
- a CDS encoding energy transducer TonB → MTRERRRRPRWRIPLPVSLALHAAILLLLLYVVHSRRLPEPQPESGIAVVFQNSGLTHTAKRNAAPKTPTHAPNAVPNLPPPPPMAAPPPQPQPAPRPAPSPAPPPAVHLNMKPFTPPAMQAAIIPQAPPVPKSPPHPARPAPRHSYMVMNGMSFGTRPTTALAHRSTALNLAPAAPDFNRHAPDIVFKGKAGPDWQSAFNKWVNTHDYYPEGAAAQGQQGSVTVSFTVLPDGRVIDLRMVRRSGAPLLDMAWYGLFNGAHVPKFPPGSKAKSEQVTATIHYILIH, encoded by the coding sequence ATGACGCGGGAGAGGCGGCGGCGGCCGCGCTGGCGCATTCCCCTGCCGGTTTCGCTGGCCCTGCACGCGGCGATCCTGCTGCTGCTGCTCTACGTGGTGCATTCCCGCCGGCTGCCGGAGCCGCAACCCGAATCCGGCATCGCGGTCGTGTTCCAGAATTCCGGCCTCACCCACACCGCGAAGCGGAACGCCGCGCCGAAGACGCCGACCCATGCGCCGAACGCGGTGCCGAACCTGCCGCCGCCGCCGCCCATGGCCGCGCCGCCGCCACAGCCGCAACCGGCGCCTCGGCCGGCACCGTCGCCTGCCCCGCCGCCGGCGGTCCATCTCAACATGAAGCCCTTCACCCCGCCGGCGATGCAGGCCGCCATCATCCCGCAGGCGCCGCCGGTGCCGAAGTCACCGCCGCACCCGGCCCGGCCCGCGCCGCGCCACTCCTACATGGTGATGAACGGCATGTCGTTCGGCACCCGGCCGACCACCGCGCTCGCCCACCGCAGCACGGCGCTCAACCTCGCCCCCGCAGCACCCGACTTCAACCGGCACGCGCCGGACATCGTCTTCAAGGGCAAGGCCGGTCCGGACTGGCAGAGCGCATTCAACAAATGGGTGAACACCCACGACTATTACCCCGAGGGTGCCGCCGCCCAGGGCCAGCAGGGCTCGGTGACGGTCAGCTTCACCGTGTTGCCCGACGGGCGGGTGATCGACCTGCGCATGGTCCGCCGCTCCGGCGCGCCGCTGCTCGACATGGCGTGGTACGGCCTGTTCAACGGCGCGCATGTGCCGAAATTCCCGCCAGGCTCGAAAGCGAAATCCGAGCAGGTAACGGCAACCATCCATTACATCCTGATCCACTGA
- a CDS encoding glycine zipper family protein, translating to MKPVLPAAAAIALLLAGCAVAPPSGPSVVSMPGPGVSFDQFRHDDSLCRYYASRQINPAEAQAAGQSATNTAVGGTLLGAAAGALLGAAGGNAGTGAAIGAGSGLLLGSAMGGGNAQNAADSMQARYNVAYAQCMVAHGNKMEGYARGYGPAYNYGAPAYAPPGYYAYPHY from the coding sequence ATGAAGCCAGTTCTGCCTGCCGCCGCCGCCATCGCCCTTCTGCTCGCCGGCTGCGCCGTGGCGCCGCCGAGCGGGCCGAGCGTCGTCTCGATGCCCGGGCCGGGCGTTTCGTTCGACCAGTTCCGCCATGACGACTCGCTCTGCCGTTATTACGCGAGCCGCCAGATCAACCCGGCCGAGGCGCAGGCCGCCGGCCAGTCGGCCACCAACACGGCGGTCGGCGGCACGCTGCTCGGTGCCGCGGCCGGCGCGCTGCTCGGCGCCGCGGGCGGCAATGCCGGCACCGGCGCCGCGATCGGCGCGGGCTCCGGCCTGCTGCTCGGCAGCGCCATGGGCGGGGGCAACGCCCAGAACGCGGCGGACTCGATGCAGGCGCGCTACAACGTGGCCTATGCGCAGTGTATGGTGGCGCACGGCAACAAGATGGAAGGCTATGCGCGCGGATACGGACCGGCCTACAACTACGGCGCGCCCGCCTACGCGCCGCCCGGCTACTACGCCTATCCGCATTACTGA